The Mauremys reevesii isolate NIE-2019 linkage group 1, ASM1616193v1, whole genome shotgun sequence genome segment CTTAGAGTCCATGAGAACCTTTCTCTACACAGTGGAGATCAGTAGCTCAAGTTGTCTCGGATGTAAGGGTCCAGGATGTAATAGCTGGCTCACGTTTTTCATCTCCCATGTCACCAGCACTGGATCCGGGTGATGAGCTGACCCTTCACTTGACAAACACCCTCATTATCCTTgcacgaaggtgtttgcttttcacactGTACACGATTGGGTTCATCACGGGTGAGATCACCAGGTAAATGTAGCCAATGAGAATCGGAAGCAAGGGAGAAGAGCTCTTCCCAAATCTGTGTATGACAGACAAGCCGATCACTGGCGTGTAGAAGAGCAGGAAAGCACAGATGTGGGAGATACAGGTGCTCAGGGCCCTGAGGCACTCTGTGTGAGACGCgatgctcagcactgttttgaggatcatcacataagagaggaGGATGAGCAGCGAGTCCAACCCCACTGTGGAGATTGTAACAAAAAAGCCATAGATGTAGTTGGCTCTGATATCCGAACAGGCCATCTTCATGACCTCCTGGTTTatgcagtaggaatgggagaggacactGACTTGACAGTATTGGTAGtgtttcaggagaaaggggagtgggaaTATTACGGCCACCCCTCTTAGCACAAacaccagtcccatcttggctattctcGGTGGGGTTAAGATGGAAGCATATCTCAATGGGTTACAGATCGCGATGAAGCGGTCATAGGCCATTAACAACAGCACAGAGGATTCAGTGAATGAAAAcaagtggatgaagaacagctgggcaaAACAGGCACCGAGGCTGATCTCTCTAGAGTTAAATAAGAATATACCCAGTATCGTCGGCATGGTGGATATCGATAAGCCAAGGTCAGTGacggccaacatggaaaggaaaatgtacatgggctcatggaggcttggatctgtttttataatgaagaGAATGATTGAATTTCCTACTATGGAAATAAGATACATTAAGCAGAAGGGGACAGAGATCCAGGGATGGACGCggtcctgcccaggtatcccggtgagaaggaacactgcagatTTGAGTTcggtgtcattgacagctgacataatgtacTGGGCAGGTCCAAGGAGTTTTGAGCTTTCCTTCCTAAAGGGAAAAGGAACAGGAGAGTAGATGATATTtaataagtagggctgtcaagcaattaaaaaaataatcacaattaatagtgtgattaatcgaactgttaaaaaataatagaataccatttatttaaataattttgatgttttctacattttcaaatatattgatttcaattacaacacagaacacaaagtctaaagtgctcactttattttttattacaaatatgtatgctgtaagaaacaaaataaatagtatttttcaattcacctcatacaagtactgtaatgcaatctctttatcatgaaaactGAACTTACACATGTAAAATAGTGTACAAAAATAACCaccttcaaaaataaaacacagtaaaactttagagcctacaagtccact includes the following:
- the LOC120390336 gene encoding olfactory receptor 51G2-like; the encoded protein is MSAVNDTELKSAVFLLTGIPGQDRVHPWISVPFCLMYLISIVGNSIILFIIKTDPSLHEPMYIFLSMLAVTDLGLSISTMPTILGIFLFNSREISLGACFAQLFFIHLFSFTESSVLLLMAYDRFIAICNPLRYASILTPPRIAKMGLVFVLRGVAVIFPLPFLLKHYQYCQVSVLSHSYCINQEVMKMACSDIRANYIYGFFVTISTVGLDSLLILLSYVMILKTVLSIASHTECLRALSTCISHICAFLLFYTPVIGLSVIHRFGKSSSPLLPILIGYIYLVISPVMNPIVYSVKSKHLRARIMRVFVK